Proteins from one Embleya scabrispora genomic window:
- the gcvH gene encoding glycine cleavage system protein GcvH → MHAPQHLRYSKEHEWLDEAASPAVVGITAHAAEALGDVVFVELPEVGRAVVAGEPCGELESTKSVSDMYAPVSGEVVEINDAVVEDPALVNSDPFGAGWLFKVRIDGEAEGLLSADEYAAFCGE, encoded by the coding sequence GTGCACGCACCCCAGCACCTGCGCTACAGCAAGGAACACGAGTGGCTCGACGAGGCGGCCTCCCCCGCCGTCGTCGGCATCACCGCGCACGCGGCCGAGGCGCTCGGCGACGTGGTGTTCGTCGAGCTCCCCGAGGTCGGCCGGGCGGTCGTCGCCGGCGAGCCGTGCGGCGAGCTGGAGTCCACGAAGTCGGTCAGCGACATGTACGCGCCGGTCTCCGGCGAGGTCGTCGAGATCAACGACGCCGTCGTCGAGGACCCGGCCCTGGTGAACTCCGACCCCTTCGGGGCGGGCTGGCTGTTCAAGGTGCGCATCGACGGCGAGGCCGAGGGCCTGCTGTCGGCCGACGAATACGCCGCGTTCTGCGGCGAATGA
- the glyA gene encoding serine hydroxymethyltransferase: MIEIDPIEELTTVTILDRPLGEVDPQVAAAVADELHRQQNTLEMIASENFAPVAVLEAQGSVLTNKYAEGYPGRRYYGGCEHVDVVEQLAIDRVKELFGAEAANVQPHSGASANAAAMFALLSPGDTILGLDLAHGGHLTHGMRINFSGKLYNVVAYHVDEKTHRVDMEEVERLAKEHRPKLIIAGWSAYPRQLDFPEFRRIADEVGAFLMVDMAHFAGLVAAGLHPSPVPYADVVTTTTHKTLGGPRGGVILSKAEYAKKINSAVFPGQQGGPLEHVIAGKAVAFKVAASDDFKDRQKRTLEGSAILAERLTRKDVTDVGITVLTGGTDVHLVLVDLRDSELDGQQGEDRLHSIGITVNRNAVPFDPRPPMVTSGLRIGTPALATRGFGTADFEEVADIIAEALLPGFDDTRRAALTARVTTLAEKHPLYPNL, translated from the coding sequence ATGATCGAGATCGACCCGATCGAGGAGCTGACAACCGTGACGATCCTGGACCGTCCCCTGGGCGAGGTGGACCCGCAGGTCGCCGCCGCCGTCGCCGACGAGCTGCACCGCCAGCAGAACACCCTGGAGATGATCGCCTCCGAGAACTTCGCCCCCGTGGCGGTCCTCGAGGCGCAGGGTTCCGTGCTCACCAACAAGTACGCCGAGGGCTACCCCGGCCGGCGCTACTACGGCGGCTGCGAACACGTCGACGTGGTCGAGCAGCTCGCCATCGACCGGGTCAAGGAGCTGTTCGGCGCCGAGGCCGCCAACGTGCAGCCGCACTCGGGCGCCTCTGCCAACGCCGCCGCGATGTTCGCGCTGCTCTCCCCCGGCGACACGATCCTCGGCCTGGACCTGGCCCACGGCGGCCACCTCACCCACGGCATGCGGATCAACTTCTCCGGCAAGCTCTACAACGTGGTCGCCTACCACGTCGACGAGAAGACCCACCGCGTCGACATGGAGGAGGTCGAGCGGCTCGCCAAGGAGCACCGGCCGAAGCTGATCATCGCCGGCTGGTCGGCCTACCCCCGGCAGCTCGACTTCCCCGAGTTCCGCCGGATCGCCGACGAGGTCGGCGCGTTCCTGATGGTCGACATGGCGCACTTCGCCGGTCTGGTCGCCGCAGGCCTGCACCCCAGCCCCGTGCCGTACGCCGACGTGGTCACCACCACGACGCACAAGACCCTGGGCGGCCCGCGCGGCGGCGTGATCCTGTCCAAGGCGGAATACGCCAAGAAGATCAACTCGGCGGTCTTCCCGGGCCAGCAGGGCGGCCCCCTGGAGCACGTGATCGCGGGCAAGGCGGTGGCGTTCAAGGTCGCCGCCTCCGACGACTTCAAGGACCGCCAGAAGCGGACCCTGGAGGGCTCGGCCATCCTCGCCGAGCGGCTGACCCGCAAGGACGTCACCGACGTGGGCATCACCGTGCTCACCGGCGGCACCGACGTACACCTGGTCCTGGTCGACCTGCGCGACTCGGAGCTGGACGGGCAGCAGGGCGAGGACCGCCTGCACTCGATCGGCATCACGGTCAACCGCAACGCGGTCCCGTTCGACCCGCGCCCGCCGATGGTCACCTCCGGCCTGCGGATCGGCACCCCGGCCCTGGCCACCCGCGGCTTCGGCACGGCGGATTTCGAGGAGGTCGCCGACATCATCGCCGAGGCGCTGCTCCCCGGCTTCGACGACACCCGCAGGGCCGCGCTCACCGCCCGGGTGACCACCCTGGCCGAAAAGCACCCGCTGTACCCGAACCTCTGA
- a CDS encoding enoyl-CoA hydratase/isomerase family protein encodes MGEFVNLEVADGVGTIRLSRPPMNALNRQLQEELRTVAREAGERADVRAVVIYGGEKVFAAGADIKEMADMTYTDMADRGAALQSAFTAVAEIPKPVVAAITGFALGGGCELALCADVRVCADTAKLGQPEITLGIIPGAGGTQRLPRLIGPSKAKDLIYTGRFVAADEALSIGLVDRVVPAEDVYPEAVKWAARFADGPAYALRAAKESIDRGLETDLDTGLEIERLQFTALFATEDRATGMRAFVAKEKPEFSGR; translated from the coding sequence ATGGGCGAATTCGTGAACCTGGAAGTGGCCGACGGCGTCGGCACGATCCGGCTGAGCCGGCCGCCGATGAACGCGCTGAACCGGCAACTCCAGGAGGAGCTGCGGACGGTGGCGCGGGAGGCGGGCGAGCGGGCCGACGTGCGCGCCGTGGTGATCTACGGCGGGGAGAAGGTGTTCGCGGCGGGCGCGGACATCAAGGAGATGGCCGACATGACCTACACGGACATGGCCGACCGGGGCGCCGCGCTGCAATCCGCGTTCACCGCCGTCGCCGAGATCCCCAAGCCGGTGGTCGCCGCGATCACCGGCTTCGCCCTCGGAGGCGGTTGCGAGTTGGCCCTGTGCGCCGACGTCCGGGTCTGCGCCGACACCGCCAAGCTCGGCCAGCCCGAGATCACGCTCGGCATCATCCCGGGCGCCGGCGGTACCCAGCGCCTGCCCCGCCTGATCGGTCCGTCCAAGGCCAAGGACCTGATCTACACGGGCCGCTTCGTCGCCGCCGACGAGGCCCTGTCCATCGGCCTGGTCGACCGGGTCGTCCCGGCCGAGGACGTCTACCCCGAGGCCGTGAAGTGGGCGGCCCGATTCGCCGACGGCCCGGCGTACGCCCTGCGTGCCGCGAAGGAGTCCATCGACCGCGGCCTCGAAACCGACCTCGACACGGGCCTGGAGATCGAACGCCTCCAGTTCACCGCCCTGTTCGCCACGGAGGACCGCGCCACCGGCATGCGCGCCTTCGTGGCCAAGGAAAAGCCCGAGTTCTCCGGCCGCTGA
- a CDS encoding L,D-transpeptidase has protein sequence MSAGSKSPSTRSRARWRVVPALLLGALLLVSGCSSDDGGDGDKKPGGPNGTTTKGDPKKGADPASITLTPADGANAIDPQAPITIVVGGGKLGEVKVVNAQNEPVDGTLDADGKTWKPKVAFTLGGKYTVSATATNADNTPTTARATFNTLSGDKKVTARFSPEDGATVGVGFPVSLTFDYPVKNRAAVEKALSVDVEPKVEGAWHWFDNTRVDYRPRDYWAPGTNVKVNLNLRGVDVGNGAIANQFKSYSFKVAATKRIAMVDVKAHTMKVYENDQLVKTIPITAGKSPKYSTWNGKMAITEKFEKTRMNSQTVGLGSEYDIDDVPYAMRVTTSGTFVHGNYWADPSVFGSENTSHGCVSMTKENAKWLYDRVIPGDMVEISGSDERTVDADNGFADWNLTWDKWTATGTPTSPQGTTTPTH, from the coding sequence ATGTCAGCAGGATCGAAGTCGCCCTCGACGCGGTCACGGGCCCGGTGGCGCGTGGTGCCCGCACTGCTGCTCGGCGCGCTCCTGCTCGTGTCGGGCTGTAGCTCGGACGACGGCGGCGACGGCGACAAGAAGCCCGGCGGCCCGAACGGCACCACGACCAAGGGTGACCCGAAGAAGGGCGCCGACCCGGCGTCGATCACGCTCACCCCGGCCGACGGCGCCAACGCGATCGACCCGCAGGCGCCGATCACGATCGTGGTGGGCGGCGGGAAGCTCGGCGAGGTCAAGGTGGTCAACGCGCAGAACGAGCCGGTCGACGGCACGCTCGACGCGGACGGCAAGACCTGGAAGCCCAAGGTCGCCTTCACCCTCGGCGGCAAGTACACGGTGAGCGCGACCGCGACCAACGCCGACAACACGCCGACCACGGCCCGGGCGACGTTCAACACGCTCTCCGGCGACAAGAAGGTCACCGCGCGCTTCAGTCCCGAGGACGGGGCCACCGTCGGCGTCGGCTTCCCGGTGTCGCTGACCTTCGACTACCCGGTCAAGAACCGGGCCGCGGTGGAGAAGGCGCTGTCGGTCGATGTGGAGCCGAAGGTGGAGGGCGCCTGGCACTGGTTCGACAACACCCGGGTGGACTACCGGCCCAGGGACTACTGGGCGCCCGGTACGAATGTGAAGGTCAACCTGAACCTGCGCGGCGTCGACGTGGGCAACGGCGCGATCGCCAACCAGTTCAAGAGCTACAGCTTCAAGGTCGCCGCCACCAAGCGGATCGCGATGGTGGACGTGAAGGCGCACACCATGAAGGTCTACGAGAACGACCAACTCGTCAAAACCATCCCGATCACGGCCGGCAAGTCGCCGAAGTACAGCACGTGGAACGGGAAGATGGCGATCACCGAGAAGTTCGAGAAGACCCGGATGAACTCCCAGACGGTCGGCCTGGGCAGCGAGTACGACATCGACGACGTCCCCTACGCCATGCGGGTCACCACGTCGGGCACCTTCGTGCACGGCAACTACTGGGCCGACCCGAGTGTCTTCGGCAGCGAGAACACCAGCCACGGGTGCGTGTCGATGACCAAGGAGAACGCCAAGTGGCTGTACGACCGGGTGATCCCCGGTGACATGGTCGAGATCTCCGGCTCCGACGAGCGCACGGTCGACGCCGACAACGGCTTCGCCGACTGGAACCTGACCTGGGACAAGTGGACCGCCACCGGCACTCCCACGAGCCCGCAGGGCACGACGACGCCCACGCACTGA
- a CDS encoding NAD(P)H-binding protein, which translates to MPVVVTGADQPLGRAVALELALSGGEVRATVRDRGAAGVLRAAGVRVAVSDLSDPLRLGAVLAGAHTVLHLDRGPDGRGSPADTWEWFLEAVEGTDVQRIVTVLPQPPTASLPGEYELIVRPFPAEAVDRPGFAAPTLIRDLVEADRRAG; encoded by the coding sequence ATGCCCGTAGTCGTCACCGGAGCCGATCAACCACTCGGTCGCGCCGTCGCGCTCGAACTCGCCCTGTCCGGCGGTGAGGTGCGCGCCACGGTCCGCGATCGCGGCGCGGCCGGGGTGTTGCGCGCGGCGGGCGTGCGGGTCGCGGTGAGCGATCTGTCCGACCCGCTGCGCCTGGGTGCGGTGCTCGCCGGCGCGCATACCGTGCTGCACCTCGATCGTGGCCCCGACGGGCGGGGATCGCCCGCCGATACCTGGGAATGGTTTCTCGAGGCCGTCGAGGGTACGGATGTCCAGCGGATCGTCACGGTCTTGCCACAGCCTCCGACCGCTTCTCTCCCCGGGGAGTACGAATTGATCGTCCGTCCGTTTCCCGCCGAAGCCGTGGATCGGCCCGGATTCGCCGCTCCGACGCTGATCCGCGACCTGGTGGAGGCCGATCGTCGGGCCGGATGA
- the glgX gene encoding glycogen debranching protein GlgX, with amino-acid sequence MRGVLGEALGEARSGNGRPPPPWPGRRLPLGARFDGAGTNFALWAGDADAVELCLFEDGPDGTWRETRLPLREQTFRVWHGYVPGVRPGQRYGYRVHGRWEPERGARWNPAKLLLDPYARAVDGEFRLDDAVFGHVRGGPDTVRDDRDSAAFVPKSVVVADDADWSHDRRPKIPWAESVIYELHVKGFTARHPRIPERLRGTYAGLAHPAAIDHLVRLGVTAVELLPVHQFVSEEHLLRGGRTNHWGYNTVGFFAPHAAYASAGGRGGQVHEFRDMVHALHAAGIEVILDVVYNHTGEGGPSGPTLCFRGIDNGGYYRLAGAGRHYTDYTGCGNTLNVVQPHVLQLITDSLRYWVIEMGVDGFRFDLAAALARSMHDVDKLSSFLTVIAQDPVLSRVKLIAEPWDLGAGGYQVGAFPPLWTEWNDQYRDAVRDFWRGARPDVRGLAYRLSGSSDLYQRDGRNPYASINFVTAHDGFTMRDLVTYERKRNEANGEDNRDGTDNNRSWNHGYEGETTDPNVVSLRKRQIRNLMTTLLLSTGVPMITSGDEMGRTQAGNNNAYCQDNELSWLDWSALDSPEWRPLVELTARLIHLRRAHPVLCRRAFYSGQPVAPDGLRDLAWFTPAGREMTRRDWFAPTATLGMYLSGLDIDRRGPRGERIVDDSFLFVLHASSQPMRFTLPDEPWAHSYEVVLDTALEGDPMARYSEPVAGGSGLRLAGRSAMLLRVEHAVWAPT; translated from the coding sequence GTGCGCGGCGTGCTCGGCGAGGCGCTTGGCGAGGCGCGGTCGGGCAACGGCCGACCGCCGCCGCCGTGGCCCGGTCGCCGACTGCCGCTCGGGGCGCGCTTCGACGGCGCCGGCACCAACTTCGCGCTGTGGGCGGGTGACGCCGACGCGGTGGAGCTGTGCCTGTTCGAGGACGGCCCCGACGGGACGTGGCGCGAGACGCGGCTGCCGCTGCGCGAGCAGACCTTTCGGGTGTGGCACGGCTATGTCCCCGGCGTACGGCCCGGACAGCGCTACGGCTATCGGGTACACGGGCGCTGGGAGCCCGAGCGCGGCGCGCGGTGGAATCCGGCCAAGCTGCTCCTGGATCCGTACGCCCGCGCCGTGGACGGCGAATTCCGGCTCGACGACGCGGTGTTCGGGCATGTGCGCGGCGGGCCCGACACCGTGCGCGACGATCGCGACTCGGCGGCGTTCGTCCCCAAGTCGGTGGTGGTGGCCGACGACGCCGACTGGTCCCACGACCGCCGGCCGAAGATCCCGTGGGCCGAGAGCGTGATCTACGAGTTGCACGTCAAGGGCTTCACCGCGCGCCACCCGCGCATTCCGGAGCGGTTGCGCGGCACCTACGCGGGCCTTGCCCACCCGGCCGCGATCGACCACCTGGTCCGGCTCGGGGTCACCGCCGTCGAGTTGTTGCCGGTGCATCAGTTCGTCTCCGAGGAACACCTGTTGCGCGGCGGGCGGACCAACCACTGGGGCTACAACACGGTGGGGTTCTTCGCGCCGCACGCGGCATACGCCTCGGCGGGCGGGCGCGGCGGCCAGGTGCACGAGTTCCGGGACATGGTGCACGCGCTGCACGCGGCCGGGATCGAGGTGATCCTGGACGTCGTCTACAACCACACCGGCGAGGGCGGGCCGAGCGGGCCGACGTTGTGTTTTCGCGGGATCGACAACGGCGGCTACTACCGCCTGGCCGGCGCCGGCCGGCACTACACCGACTACACCGGGTGCGGGAACACGCTCAACGTGGTCCAGCCGCACGTGTTGCAGCTGATCACCGACTCGCTGCGCTACTGGGTGATCGAGATGGGCGTGGACGGCTTCCGGTTCGATCTGGCCGCCGCGCTCGCCCGGTCCATGCACGACGTGGACAAGCTGTCCTCGTTCCTGACCGTGATCGCGCAGGACCCGGTGTTGTCCCGGGTGAAGCTGATCGCCGAACCGTGGGACCTGGGCGCGGGCGGCTACCAGGTCGGCGCGTTCCCGCCGCTGTGGACCGAGTGGAACGACCAGTATCGGGACGCGGTGCGGGACTTCTGGCGCGGCGCCCGGCCGGACGTGCGGGGGCTGGCGTACCGGCTGTCCGGCTCCTCCGACCTGTACCAGCGCGACGGGCGCAACCCGTACGCCTCGATCAACTTCGTCACCGCGCACGACGGCTTCACGATGCGCGACCTGGTCACCTACGAGCGCAAACGCAACGAGGCGAACGGCGAGGACAACCGCGACGGGACCGACAACAACCGGTCCTGGAACCACGGCTACGAGGGCGAGACGACCGACCCGAACGTGGTGTCGCTGCGCAAGCGGCAGATCCGCAACCTGATGACCACCCTGCTGCTGTCCACCGGCGTGCCGATGATCACCTCCGGCGACGAGATGGGGCGCACCCAGGCGGGCAACAACAACGCCTACTGCCAGGACAACGAGCTGTCCTGGCTGGACTGGTCGGCCCTGGACTCGCCGGAGTGGCGGCCGCTGGTCGAGTTGACCGCGCGGCTGATCCACCTGCGTCGCGCGCATCCGGTGTTGTGTCGCCGGGCGTTCTACTCGGGGCAGCCGGTCGCCCCGGACGGGCTGCGCGATCTGGCCTGGTTCACTCCCGCCGGGCGCGAGATGACCCGCCGGGACTGGTTCGCGCCGACCGCGACGCTGGGGATGTACCTGTCCGGCCTGGACATCGACCGGCGCGGCCCGCGCGGTGAGCGGATCGTGGACGACAGCTTCCTGTTCGTCCTGCACGCTTCGTCGCAGCCGATGCGCTTCACCCTGCCCGACGAGCCGTGGGCGCACTCGTACGAGGTGGTGCTCGACACCGCGTTGGAGGGGGATCCGATGGCCCGGTACAGCGAGCCGGTCGCCGGCGGCAGCGGGCTGCGGCTCGCGGGGCGCTCGGCGATGTTGCTGCGGGTGGAGCACGCGGTGTGGGCGCCGACGTAG
- a CDS encoding tyrosine-protein phosphatase — translation MTSPTPILVTAPNFRDAGGHATATGRKVRTGLVYRSDGLGEVDATDAATLVRLGIGLVVDLRSETERDREPDRVPAGAELLIADVMGRENDELFGEVFADPDRAGELLGGTAGRELMCEVYRRFVTSEGARAAYRSVFARMAVEPAPTVFHCSHGKDRTGWTSAVLLTLLGVPEATVVEDYLASAAHLAEKNRAILEHIAERGFDPAHLAPVFDVHVEYLDTAFAAAEERYGSVEGYVRDGLGVSDAEVARLRERLLTD, via the coding sequence ATGACGTCCCCGACGCCGATCCTGGTCACCGCCCCGAATTTCCGTGACGCGGGCGGGCACGCCACCGCGACCGGTCGCAAGGTGCGCACGGGTCTCGTGTACCGCTCCGACGGCCTCGGCGAGGTGGACGCGACCGACGCCGCGACACTGGTGCGCCTCGGCATCGGCCTGGTCGTCGACCTGCGCTCGGAGACCGAGCGCGACCGCGAGCCGGACCGGGTGCCGGCCGGCGCCGAGCTGCTGATCGCGGACGTGATGGGCCGGGAGAACGACGAGCTGTTCGGCGAGGTGTTCGCCGACCCGGACCGGGCGGGCGAACTGCTCGGCGGCACCGCGGGGCGCGAGCTGATGTGCGAGGTGTACCGGCGGTTCGTGACGAGCGAGGGTGCTCGGGCCGCGTACCGCTCGGTGTTCGCGCGGATGGCGGTCGAGCCGGCGCCGACGGTGTTCCACTGCTCGCACGGCAAGGACCGGACCGGGTGGACCTCCGCCGTGCTGCTCACGCTGCTCGGGGTGCCCGAGGCGACCGTGGTCGAGGACTATCTGGCCAGCGCGGCGCACCTCGCGGAGAAGAACCGGGCGATCCTGGAGCACATCGCGGAGCGCGGCTTCGACCCCGCGCACCTGGCGCCGGTGTTCGACGTGCACGTGGAGTATCTGGACACGGCGTTCGCGGCGGCCGAGGAGCGCTACGGGTCGGTCGAGGGTTATGTGCGCGACGGCCTGGGGGTCTCCGACGCCGAGGTCGCGCGGTTGCGCGAGCGGCTGCTGACGGACTGA
- a CDS encoding Fic family protein, producing MLYTTPPLAPADLRVIEEIEAFRAEFRHRLAEPRRWEGQLRRSLTAAAVRGSTHIEGYTITAEDAETLVAGGEISADADDATRGAVVGYRDALTYIQRASGFRLFAWDHTLLSALHFMMTRTDEETRPGEYRTGGVWVSGGPNRPPVYTAPDPERVPDLMDEFLAGLGRDEAGVPTIVRASMAHLNLVSIHPWRDGNGRMSRAVHTLVLARDGVLAPEFSSIEEWLGADDFNTREYYAALRSVQAGSWQPERDAHSWMRFCLTAHHLQAQEVQRRFETAARLWFRLEALARRHGLDERTVSALYAATNGTLRRTTYQAEEALTRDQALGDLRTLRRLDLIEAVGHARTQHYTAGTEVRRARVEIHHEVHRELYREPYPD from the coding sequence GTGCTCTACACGACCCCGCCACTGGCGCCCGCCGATCTGCGCGTAATCGAGGAGATCGAGGCATTCCGCGCCGAATTCCGGCACCGTCTGGCCGAACCGCGCCGCTGGGAGGGACAGCTGCGCCGCTCGCTGACCGCCGCGGCGGTGCGCGGCTCCACGCACATCGAGGGCTACACGATCACCGCGGAGGACGCCGAGACCTTGGTCGCGGGTGGTGAAATCTCCGCCGACGCCGATGACGCGACGCGAGGAGCCGTCGTCGGATACCGCGACGCGCTCACCTACATCCAGCGGGCATCGGGCTTTCGGCTCTTCGCGTGGGATCACACGCTGCTCTCCGCGCTGCACTTCATGATGACGAGGACGGACGAGGAGACCCGGCCCGGGGAGTACCGCACCGGCGGGGTGTGGGTCTCCGGCGGTCCCAACCGCCCGCCGGTCTACACCGCGCCCGACCCGGAACGGGTCCCGGACCTGATGGACGAGTTCCTGGCGGGATTGGGTCGGGACGAGGCGGGTGTTCCCACCATCGTCCGAGCCTCGATGGCCCATCTCAACCTGGTCTCCATCCACCCGTGGCGAGACGGCAACGGGCGCATGTCCCGCGCGGTGCACACCCTCGTCCTGGCTCGGGACGGCGTACTCGCCCCCGAGTTCTCGAGCATCGAGGAATGGCTCGGCGCCGACGACTTCAACACGCGCGAGTACTACGCCGCGCTGCGCTCCGTCCAAGCCGGCTCCTGGCAGCCCGAGCGGGATGCACACTCGTGGATGAGGTTCTGCCTCACCGCCCACCACCTCCAGGCCCAGGAGGTTCAGCGCCGCTTCGAGACCGCCGCGCGCCTGTGGTTCCGGCTCGAAGCCCTTGCCCGCCGGCACGGCCTCGACGAGCGCACCGTCTCCGCGCTGTATGCCGCGACCAATGGGACCCTGCGGCGCACCACCTACCAGGCCGAGGAAGCCCTGACCCGGGACCAGGCCCTCGGCGACCTGCGTACCCTCCGCCGCCTCGACCTGATCGAAGCCGTCGGTCACGCCCGAACCCAGCACTACACGGCGGGCACCGAAGTACGGCGAGCCCGCGTCGAGATCCACCACGAAGTCCACCGCGAGCTCTATCGGGAGCCGTACCCCGACTGA
- a CDS encoding response regulator: MSVDAPPVTVLLADDQPLVRRGLALILRSDPGIEVIGEVDDGAQAVEAAHRLRPNVILMDIRMPVLDGVQATARLTEELPECRVLALSTFDMDEYVVGALRAGAIGFLPKDVLPEDLIAAVHTVHLGEAAVAPRLLTRLIESFVKAPSAPQPSATGLRDLTPREVEVLRLIAAGLDNAEIAQTMSIGVQTVKNHATGLFAKLGVRDRAQAVVFAYESGLVQAGRAT; the protein is encoded by the coding sequence ATGAGCGTGGACGCACCCCCGGTCACCGTGCTGCTCGCGGACGATCAGCCGCTCGTGCGTCGGGGCCTGGCACTGATCCTGCGCTCCGACCCCGGCATCGAGGTGATCGGCGAGGTCGACGACGGCGCCCAGGCGGTCGAGGCCGCGCATCGGCTGCGTCCGAACGTGATCCTGATGGACATCCGCATGCCGGTCCTCGACGGGGTACAGGCCACCGCGCGGCTGACCGAGGAACTGCCCGAGTGCCGGGTGCTCGCGCTGAGCACGTTCGACATGGACGAGTACGTGGTGGGCGCGCTGCGTGCCGGGGCGATCGGCTTCCTGCCCAAGGACGTACTGCCCGAGGACCTGATCGCGGCGGTGCACACGGTCCACCTGGGCGAGGCCGCGGTCGCGCCGCGGCTGCTCACGCGCCTGATCGAGTCCTTCGTCAAAGCCCCCTCGGCCCCGCAGCCCTCGGCGACGGGCCTGCGCGACCTGACCCCTCGCGAGGTGGAGGTCCTCCGCCTGATCGCGGCCGGCCTGGACAACGCCGAGATCGCCCAGACGATGAGCATCGGCGTCCAGACCGTCAAGAACCACGCCACGGGCCTGTTCGCCAAACTCGGCGTCCGCGACCGCGCCCAGGCAGTCGTCTTCGCCTACGAATCCGGCCTGGTCCAGGCGGGACGGGCGACGTAG
- a CDS encoding sensor histidine kinase, with translation MGSEHRSAAGSATIPAIGATAAEPPAGPGIGSAVGTAVAASDSGPGPGWYPGLVGLLRRRVRACRRTREDLLIALGCGAADLASYVGSGHTAAPHASGIGALLITAGAGALFLRRRYPTHVLGVVVALYVALSLVVTMHAHNFSLSVAVALYTVARYRGARAVGAAGLAALAGQAAHATGERSTTPLMVFGDTLFITLVIAVGVGVRRWREQVVLNRRLLAERAVTEERRRIARELHDIVAHHITTMYLMSGGARATLDRDPETAREALVTLESSGRTALREMRQLLGVLRSTDAAEDAPSAPQPGIREIDRLLAESRAAGLPVEFEALGEPRRLPLAIGLTLYRIVQEALTNARRHAGDARAFVRLEYRSDLVAVEVCDDGHAGRGGAAGAGGGYGLLGMRERVAVHGGVLEVGRRPEGGFRVAALVPLPPAEPGEDLN, from the coding sequence ATGGGCTCCGAGCACCGCTCAGCGGCGGGGTCGGCGACGATTCCCGCGATCGGGGCGACGGCCGCGGAGCCGCCGGCCGGTCCGGGGATCGGCTCGGCGGTCGGGACGGCCGTCGCGGCTTCGGATTCCGGTCCGGGGCCGGGGTGGTACCCGGGGCTGGTCGGGCTGCTCCGGCGGCGCGTCCGGGCCTGCCGGCGCACCCGTGAGGACCTGCTGATCGCGCTCGGCTGCGGGGCGGCCGACCTCGCCTCGTACGTCGGTTCCGGCCATACCGCCGCGCCGCACGCGTCCGGGATCGGCGCGCTGCTGATCACGGCCGGCGCCGGTGCGCTGTTCTTGCGCCGGCGCTATCCGACGCACGTGCTCGGCGTAGTGGTCGCGCTCTACGTGGCGTTGTCCCTGGTCGTCACGATGCACGCGCACAACTTCTCCCTGTCGGTCGCGGTCGCGCTGTACACGGTGGCCCGGTACCGCGGCGCACGCGCCGTCGGTGCGGCCGGTCTCGCGGCGCTCGCGGGTCAGGCGGCGCACGCGACGGGGGAGCGTTCGACCACCCCGCTGATGGTGTTCGGCGACACGCTGTTCATCACCCTGGTGATCGCGGTCGGCGTCGGGGTGCGCCGGTGGCGGGAGCAGGTGGTGCTGAACCGGCGGCTGCTCGCGGAGCGCGCGGTGACCGAGGAGCGGCGGCGGATCGCGCGCGAGTTGCACGACATCGTCGCGCACCACATCACCACGATGTACCTGATGTCCGGCGGCGCGCGCGCCACCCTCGACCGCGATCCCGAGACCGCCCGGGAGGCGCTGGTCACGCTGGAGTCGTCCGGCCGCACCGCGCTGCGCGAGATGCGCCAACTGCTCGGCGTGCTGCGCAGCACCGACGCGGCCGAGGACGCGCCCTCCGCACCCCAGCCGGGGATCCGCGAGATCGACCGGCTGCTCGCCGAGTCGCGCGCGGCCGGGCTGCCCGTGGAGTTCGAGGCGCTGGGCGAGCCGCGTCGGTTGCCGTTGGCGATCGGGCTCACGCTGTACCGGATCGTGCAGGAGGCGCTGACCAACGCGCGCCGGCACGCGGGCGACGCGCGGGCCTTCGTACGGCTCGAATACCGGTCCGACCTGGTCGCCGTGGAGGTCTGCGACGACGGCCATGCCGGCCGCGGGGGCGCCGCGGGCGCGGGAGGCGGGTACGGTCTCCTGGGTATGCGCGAGCGCGTGGCCGTGCACGGTGGTGTGCTCGAGGTGGGCAGGCGCCCCGAAGGCGGATTCCGGGTGGCCGCCCTCGTGCCACTGCCGCCGGCGGAGCCAGGAGAGGACTTGAACTGA